One Thermococcus kodakarensis KOD1 genomic window carries:
- a CDS encoding ATP synthase subunit A, which translates to MGRIIRVTGPLVVADGMKGAKMYEVVRVGEIGLIGEIIRLEGDKAVIQVYEETAGIRPGEPVEGTGSSLSVELGPGLLTAMYDGIQRPLEVLRQLSGDFIARGLTAPALPRDKKWHFTPKVKVGDKVVGGDVLGVVPETSIIEHKILVPPWVEGEIVEIAEEGDYTVEEVIAKVKKPDGTIEELKMYHRWPVRVKRPYKQKLPPEVPLITGQRTIDTFFSQAKGGTAAIPGPFGSGKTVTQHQLAKWSDAQVVVYIGCGERGNEMTDVLEEFPKLKDPKTGKPLMERTVLIANTSNMPVAAREASIYTGITIAEYFRDQGYDVALMADSTSRWAEALREISGRLEEMPGEEGYPAYLASKIAEFYERAGRVITLGSDERVGSVSVIGAVSPPGGDFSEPVVQNTLRVVKVFWALDADLARRRHFPAINWLRSYSLYIDAIQDWWHKNVDPEWRKMRDTAMALLQKEAELQEIVRIVGPDALPDREKAILIVTRMLREDYLQQDAFDEVDTYCPPKKQVTMMRVILNFYEKTMQAVDRGVPVDEIAKLPVREKIGRMKFEPDVEKVRALIDETNQQFEELFKKYGA; encoded by the coding sequence CCGCCTTGAGGGTGACAAGGCCGTCATACAGGTCTACGAGGAGACCGCTGGTATAAGACCGGGTGAGCCCGTCGAGGGAACGGGTTCATCCCTGAGCGTTGAGCTCGGTCCCGGGCTTTTGACAGCAATGTACGACGGTATTCAGAGGCCGCTCGAGGTTCTCAGGCAGCTCAGTGGAGATTTCATAGCGAGGGGTCTCACCGCTCCCGCTCTCCCGAGGGACAAGAAGTGGCACTTCACTCCAAAGGTCAAGGTCGGCGACAAGGTCGTCGGTGGAGACGTCCTCGGTGTAGTTCCCGAGACCAGCATCATTGAGCACAAGATACTCGTCCCGCCATGGGTCGAAGGTGAGATAGTTGAGATCGCCGAGGAGGGCGACTACACCGTCGAGGAAGTCATAGCCAAGGTCAAGAAGCCCGACGGAACCATCGAGGAGCTCAAGATGTACCACCGCTGGCCCGTCCGTGTCAAGAGGCCCTACAAGCAGAAGCTCCCGCCGGAGGTTCCGCTCATCACCGGTCAGAGAACCATTGACACCTTCTTCAGCCAGGCCAAGGGTGGAACGGCCGCAATCCCTGGCCCGTTCGGTTCGGGTAAGACCGTCACCCAGCACCAGCTCGCGAAGTGGAGTGACGCTCAGGTCGTCGTCTACATCGGTTGCGGTGAGCGCGGTAACGAGATGACCGACGTTCTTGAGGAGTTCCCGAAGCTCAAGGACCCGAAGACCGGAAAGCCGCTCATGGAGAGAACCGTTCTCATAGCCAACACCTCAAACATGCCCGTCGCTGCCCGTGAGGCTTCAATCTACACAGGAATCACCATCGCCGAGTACTTCCGCGACCAGGGCTACGACGTCGCTCTGATGGCAGATTCGACTTCAAGATGGGCAGAGGCCCTCCGTGAGATTTCAGGCCGTCTCGAGGAGATGCCCGGTGAGGAGGGTTATCCAGCCTATCTAGCCTCCAAGATAGCCGAGTTCTATGAGAGAGCTGGTCGTGTCATCACCCTCGGAAGCGACGAGAGGGTAGGCAGTGTTTCGGTCATAGGTGCCGTTTCACCGCCCGGCGGTGACTTCAGCGAGCCGGTCGTCCAGAACACCCTCCGTGTCGTCAAGGTCTTCTGGGCCCTCGACGCTGACCTCGCGAGGAGAAGGCACTTCCCAGCTATCAACTGGCTTAGGAGCTACTCGCTCTACATCGACGCCATCCAGGACTGGTGGCACAAGAACGTCGACCCAGAGTGGAGGAAGATGCGCGATACGGCAATGGCGCTCCTCCAGAAGGAGGCGGAACTCCAGGAAATCGTCCGTATCGTCGGTCCGGATGCCCTGCCAGACAGGGAGAAGGCGATACTCATCGTCACCAGGATGCTCCGTGAGGACTACCTCCAGCAGGATGCATTCGACGAGGTCGACACCTACTGCCCGCCGAAGAAGCAGGTAACGATGATGCGCGTCATCCTCAACTTCTACGAGAAGACCATGCAGGCAGTTGACAGGGGGGTTCCTGTTGACGAGATAGCCAAGCTCCCGGTCAGGGAGAAGATAGGCCGTATGAAGTTCGAGCCAGATGTGGAGAAGGTTAGGGCGCTCATCGATGAGACGAACCAGCAGTTTGAAGAGCTCTTCAAGAAGTACGGGGCGTGA